In Acanthopagrus latus isolate v.2019 chromosome 17, fAcaLat1.1, whole genome shotgun sequence, the following are encoded in one genomic region:
- the erp44 gene encoding endoplasmic reticulum resident protein 44: MKLLAISPRLDIRFVTVILLVMGLSTPGQAEITSLDSGNIDEVLNNAGVALVNFYADWCRFSQMLHPIFEEASNIVREEFPNTKQVVFARVDCDQHSDIAQRYRITKYPTLKLFRNGMMMKREYRGQRSVAAIADFIRQQQVDPVKEIHTLEEVNAVDRSKRNIIGYFETKDSDNYHTYGKVANILRDDCTFLAAFGAVSEPERFSGDNVIYKPMGDSAPDMVYLGSINNFDLTYAWAQDKCVPLVREITFENGEELTEEGIPFLILFHVKEDGESLEKFQHEVARQLISEKGSINFLHADCEKFRHPLLHIQKTPADCPVIAIDSFRHMYVFPDFKDLNIPGKLRQFVLDLHSGKLHREFHHGPDPTDSTPGQEETGGEVASSPPGSSFQKLAPSETRYTILTRDRDEL; this comes from the exons ATGAAACTGTTAGCAATATCTCCCCGTCTCGACATCCGCTTCGTCACGGTTATACTGCTG gTGATGGGCCTCTCTACTCCCGGACAAGCAGAAATCACCAGTCTGGACTCAGGCAACATCGATGAAGTCCTAA ATAATGCTGGGGTGGCATTAGTGAATTTTTACGCAGACTG GTGTAGGTTCAGTCAGATGCTCCATCCAATTTTTGAGGAGGCATCTAACATAGTGCGAGAGGAATTCCCTAATACCAAGCAGGTGGTGTTTGCCCGTGTCGACTGTGACCAACACT CGGACATAGCCCAGAGGTACCGCATCACCAAGTATCCGACGCTGAAGTTGTTCCGCAAtgggatgatgatgaagagggagtacaggggtcagaggtcggTGGCGGCCATCGCTGACTTCATCCGCCAGCAGCAGGTCGACCCAGTGAAAGAGATACACACATTGGAGGAGGTTAATGCTGTTGAT AGGAGCAAGAGAAACATCATAGGTTACTTTGAAACAAAGGACTCAGATAACTACCACACATACGGAAAAGTTGCCAACATTCTACGAGACGACTGCACTTTCTTGGCTGCATTTGG TGCTGTGTCTGAGCCTGAGCGCTTCAGTGGTGACAATGTAATCTACAAGCCTATGGGGGACAGCGCACCTGACATGGTCTACCTTGGCTCGATCAACAACTTTGACCTGACCTACGCCTGGGCCCAGGACAAGTGTGTGCCTCTGGTCCGGGAGATCACCTTTGAAAATGGAGAG GAACTGACTGAAGAAGGAATTCCTTTCCTCATCTTGTTCCATGTTAAAGAAGACGGAGAGAGCTTAGAGAAGTTCCAACATGAAGTAGCTCGTCAGCTAATTAGTGAGAAAG GTTCTATAAACTTCCTGCATGCAGACTGCGAGAAGTTCcgccatcctctcctccatatCCAGAAAACTCCTGCTGACTGTCCCGTCATCGCTATAGACTCTTTCAGACACATGTATGTGTTTCCTGACTTCAAAGACCTCAA TATTCCTGGCAAGCTGAGACAGTTTGTGCTCGACCTTCATTCCGGAAAGCTACACCGAGAGTTTCACCATGGTCCTGATCCCACAGACAGCACGCCTGGACAG gaggagacgggaggagaggtGGCAAGCAGCCCTCCAGGGAGCTCATTCCAGAAGCTGGCGCCCAGCGAGACTCGCTACACCATCCTCACACGGGACCGCGACGAGCTGTGA